A stretch of Malus sylvestris chromosome 11, drMalSylv7.2, whole genome shotgun sequence DNA encodes these proteins:
- the LOC126589372 gene encoding uncharacterized protein LOC126589372: MKAAQPLVLVLVGLLALAGAPSTSASTVPAFLWSPHYHIVKAAVNYQTISPKDLAKSLLTEGGWSNVLCSANNVHQPLELALVFVGQELQSSDIPANRHADPALVDLLKTSFSGSNFSMAFPYVAAPEDDSMESSLVSEISETCGQDLGLSNVALLGSCSIEGENVQKLTNVQSFHDYLVSRMEKRSNGEVDLVVFCHKGSESSKEFDQPHSEGKVFSELVNSLDQSGAKYGVLYVSDPSKSIQYPSHRELERFLAESGSGNASANSTACDEVCLLKSSLLEGLLVGIVLLIILISGICCMMGIDTPTRFETPQES; this comes from the exons ATGAAGGCAGCTCAGCCTCTGGTGCTAGTTTTGGTGGGTTTGCTTGCGCTTGCAGGAGCACCTTCCACTTCAGCTTCCACAGTGCCAGCTTTCCTCTGGTCCCCTCATTACCATAT AGTCAAGGCAGCCGTAAATTATCAGACAATATCCCCCAAGGATTTAGCAAAGTCTCTTCTTACCGAAGGTGGCTGGTCCAACGTACTG TGCTCTGCAAACAACGTTCATCAGCCTCTGGAGCTGGCTCTTGTCTTTGTGGGTCAGGAG tTACAATCTTCAGATATTCCTGCAAACAGACATGCAGATCCAGCTCTTGTGGACTTGCTGAAA ACCTCTTTCTCAGGATCCAATTTTTCCATGGCCTTCCCTTATGTTGCTGCACCGGAGGATGATTCTATGGAAAGTTCTTTGGTGTCAGAGATTTCAGAGACTTGTGGGCAGGATTTAGGACTCAGTAATGTTGCTTTATTGGGGTCATGCTCGATTGAGGGTGAAAATGTTCAAAAGCTCACAAATGTGCAATCATTCCAT GATTACCTTGTTTCAAGGATGGAGAAGAGATCCAATGGGGAAGTAGATTTGGTTGTGTTCTGCCATAAAGGATCTGAATCTTCCAAAGAATTTGACCAACCACATTCTGAGG GTAAAGTTTTTTCTGAGCTTGTTAATTCCTTGGATCAATCTGGGGCAAAGTATGGAGTTCTATATGTTTCAGATCCCAGTAAGTCGATCCAATATCCTTCTCATCGAGAATTAGAAAGATTTCTGGCCGAAAGTGGTTCAGGAAATGCATCAGCCAATTCTACGGCCTGTGATGAAGTTTGTCTATTAAAATCATCTCTTCTAGAGGGACTTCTAGTT GGAATTGTTTTGCTTATAATCTTAATATCGGGCATTTGCTGTATGATGGGGATTGACACTCCAACGAGATTTGAGACGCCCCAGGAGTCTTGA